The Acidobacteriota bacterium nucleotide sequence TTCTAATCACTAGCCACTAACCGCTCCTTCATTCTGCATTCTCAGTTGGTATTACCAGGTAAGTGAGGTCAACGCCGCGTGTAAAATTCGGTCAATTCCCAGTTTGAACACGGCAAAAGTCAAAATTCCAAGCCCAAGTGAACCAATGCCCAACCCCAGGAGCCATTTTGGCCATTTCACTTCCTCACGAGGTTCAGGTTGATCATCCAAAAGCCAGTGTGGAGATTGCGCCACGGTCCGCAGTCGGTTGACCTGCCGCAACGCCTCCTCAACTTGTCGGACCACATCCACCAGTTCGTCTTCAAAATAATCCCGGAACCGTCCTTTGTACCCAAGCAGCAGGCACATGTAATACAGTTCAACCAGGTCACCCTGGCGTTCAACGTCTTTCAAAAGATCATTTAACCGCTCAAAGAAGCGCACTCCAGCCAGATGTTCGCCAAAATACTTTAATTGTAATGGATATTTTTCCCACTCATCGTGAAACGGGAAGTCAGCCATCAACACCATTTCATCAATATAAGAAGCCAGGGCAAATTTTGCGGCCTCCAGTTGTTTTTCTCCATAGCGCAATCCCCGACCACGTTGCTCCAACCTCATAACCATGCGATCAATCGTGGCCTGTAATTCCATTGAGGGTTGAACGTGTTCGGCCCGGATTCGCATGACAAGTTCAAACATTGGGCTGGCCAGGGTGACCAGGTCAACTTCGGGTGTGATTGGGGTGCGTGCGGTAAATGTAGGTTCAGTTGCCAGTGCTGGCATAATACCTTTCCTTTCAAGAGCTTGCAGAAGAATAAACTGATGCGGTGATAATGGTTCTTCAAATCTTTTCGAGGGCTGGTGTGGGAGAAGCTCTACCCGGCATCAAAGGGTCTGGTGTCAAGTCGCAGACGGATCATCCCGGCCATGTCAACCATTTTTCGCAGGGTCAGGCTGTTTGGAGTGACTCGACCGTCAGGGTTGGCATAATTCAGGTGGCTACGTTGAAAATAGCGAATTGCAAACGTTGTGGCGTCATCAATCTGGCCGGTTTCTTCAAGTTGGGCCAGTGGAATCAAACATCCGTGAATAATCAAAAAATTCAATAAATGCTGAACGAAGAACACATCGGCTGGGATATTGCGCTCGCCATAGCCTACGCCAAAGCCAATCCAACGGGTTTCGGGTTCGCCTTGATATAGCTGAGATTGAAGTATTTGGGACAGCACAACTTTTGGCCTCACTTTGATAGCGTTGAGTTTTACCCCCTGCGACTGGCAGTGGTGATTGTCCCTCTGCAAATGGCTTGCCAGGGTTGATTAAATTTGCAATTTTTGAAGGCCCCTCCCGTCTAGTGCGGGGGGAACGCGACAATTGTTTTTTTGAGCCCCAGTCAAGATCAGTTTATCAACCCGGTCCAGGTTTAATTTACCTGTATTAAATTTGTATTTAATTAAAAATGGAGTAGGGGGACTCTATTCAGATCAAGTTCTTTGATTCTCTGTTTTTTCGCGAGAATTTGTAAAATCTTTGAATCTAATGAAAATAAATGGGTTAAATCGTCCGCATAAGTAAAATTCGTGCAATTTTAGCCATTAGAAGCAAAAAAAATTATTGAAATGATTCAATTTGAAATTGAATTGCACGGGATTTGCAGTACAATTTGAAATCAATCAATTTAAATTTCTGAACCTGACAATTTTGTGAAAGCCCAATGAAGAGTGAGGAGAACGCTATGGAACAGACTGTCGCCCGCGCATTACCCCTGATATTAGACCTGCATAACGGAACTTTGGATCCAGCTCTGGTCACAGAGTCGGTCCGCCGGTTATGGATTGCCGAAGATGATTACTCTGAAGGGTCATTGACCTTTCATCTCGCCCTGGGACATTTCCCCCCGCCTCAGGCCGTTGATTTTTATGTCATGGCCCTGGCACTGATGAATCATCGCGAAGCCCACCGGGTTCCAAACCTGCTGAAATTGTGCCGTGAGGATTTGGGGCTGTGGCGCGCGGCGCTGGAAATGGAGGCCGGATATCGGGGCGGGACCGTTGCGCTGGATACAATCGAAGAATTGGTCAATGCCGCCGATCCTTTTTTCCAGGCACTGCATTTACTCCAGGAAGCCACCTATTTACGCCGGACGAATACTGGAGACCGGTCGGAAATCAAACGCCGGCTCCACCAGGCATTGAATGTTTTTCAGAATATTTCGGTGTTTGAAACGGGGCGGACCTTGCTGGCATTGTCCCAGGTGGAAGCCAGTTATGATCTTGCCCTCAAGACAACTGAGCAGGCACTGGAGTGCTTTTCACGATGTAAAAACCGCTACTATGAATCGGACGCCCGACTGGCGATGGAAAGTATTCGGGAAAAACACCGTGAGCGGCGTAGCACTTCCCGTAGCCGGACGGTTGATCTTGGATTCTTGATTCGCCCCCTTATCCAGGCCACTGATTTGGAGGCTTTTTTCTCCGGATTAATCCAGGTCTTGACCTCCCGTACCTTTCTGGCACTGGATCACGTCACCGTTTTGCATAAAACGGTGGGCGGTGAGCACATTGTGGCCGGGCATCACGCCGGACCACTTGAAAAGGAGACCATTTCAAACACGTTTGATTTAGGGTGCGGATACCGACTGGTGGTTTCACAGGCAACGGATCCGGTGGCACTGGAAATGATTTTACCACTGGTGAAACGGGAGTTGATCCGGCTGGCTCGCGCCTTCCCGGTGACACACAGCATCTATCGCCGCCAATTTGGGCGATTTACCTACTATGACCAGACCATGGATGAGGTGCTGAACCTTTTGGAAATAGCTGGCAAAGATCAGCCGGAAGCTGCGGTAATGCTGCGCGGCGAGCCTGGGGTTGGGAAGACGGATTTGGCGTATGCGCTCCATCTGGCTGGACCAACCCGAAGTGGGAAATTTGTGGTCTATGACGCGGCGACAGCGGTTGATAAGTCGTTTATGGTGGCCGAGTTGTTTGGGACCGTCAAAGGAGCCTTTACCGATGCCCAGCCACGGGTTGGAAAAATCGAAGAAGCTGGAAATGGAACGCTCTTTATTGATGAAATTGGTGAGCTGACGCCTCAATGCCAGGCGTTGTTGCTGCGCGTTTTACAAAACCGACAGTACCAGCGAATGGGCACCAACGAATATCGGCCCGTAACCTGCCGGATTATTCTGGCGACAAACCAGCCCATTGAAGAATGGTGTAAGCAAAGCGTTCGCACCGACGTACAACCGTTGTTTCGCTCTGATTTGCCATCCCGGTTTCGGTACTGGATTCACATCAAACCACTTCATGAAATTCCAGATCAGATTGTCCCCACGGCGCTTTCCTTCCTGCGTGAGCAAGGCGAGTTTTCACTGTCACCCGAAGCTGAAATTTTCCTGCGGTCCATGCGCTGGATTGGGAATTATCGCAGTTTACAAAATACGATTGGATTGTCGGTAAACCTGGCAAAATCGTTTGGGGTGTCGGTCATTACCCCAGAAATCGTCCACCGGGCAATCGGGCATCATCCGCTTTTGTTCGCACCAGTGACCAGCTCAGTCGAGCCACCGCACGCCGCACTTGCAGTGGCGGCTTCGGCAACCGTGACAAGCATACCAGCGGACCCAATGATGTCAAACACCGGATTTACCTTTCCAACTGACTATCGAACAGCAGTGAATATGCCTGGGGTGGCAAAATTGCCGACAACCAGTACTGCTTCGGCTGAACCAACCCCCTACCGCCCAGCTCCGATTGCGCAACCAATGGGCCAGTTCGGAGGGCCTCCAGTCCCCTATGGGTACCTGCCACAATCCACCACTCCAGGGTTGCCGGCCCCGGTTGAACCAGCCCACGTGTCACCCTCAACTGGTGGAACGGCACCCATTCAGACTGGAAGTGATGAAGCCATCAAGAAGCAATTTATCCGGCTGTTTAAAGAAGTGTTCGATGAGTTTGAATACAACCGTCGAAAATACTTTGAATTTTCGATCCTGAGTAACATTTCGCAGATTATCCATCAGGAGCGGTTTCCACGAGCCAAAACATTTTCAGTGATTTATGGAGGTTTGATGAGCAGTCCCTATATTCAGGACGCCGGGCGTCGCCAAAAAATCGAAGAACTGGGACATTTGTTCCGCATGATCAACCCCAAATGGCCTTCGGAATAAAAACCTGGCTCGAAAAAGCAAGAAATGCCACACGGATGGCAATAATCTCCAAGACTTGTCTTCCTTGAAGGCGCTACCTTGTCATTGCCTTGGGAATCAACATTCAGGTAATGGAATAAAGCACTGGTTTACAGCCTGGCCGATTGGCTCCCTGAATGTTGGTTCGCAACACAAAGTATGAATAATGAAAGAACTCAGGTTTGATGGTTTCATCACGGCGAGGTTTCATAATTCATACTTTCTTTGGGTCAAGGGAGATCAGAAGTCACAAAAAATGAGGGAGCTTCGGTTGGACGATGGGCAAACCAGACCACGGAAGATCCATCCCGATCCGCAAAACAGGCAGACAGCGGACGATAGGTTTCAATTGGCAGATTCAGCGGTTGTTGCAGCCGGGTTCCTTCAAAACTGAAGTGTTGCATTAACAGAACAGCGCTTCTGGTTGATGTTTCAAGCCAGATGAGTTTGACATCAGTTGATGTCTCGCGAATATCAAACTCTGGAATATTGATTGGTGACACCACCAAAGTTTGAACGGCACTCAGTTCGCCATTTCGTGAAAGCCGGGCAAATTGAATTTCTGAACCGGCTGGTTTTCCATGTTCGATCCAGAAAAGATCAAACTCATTGGGTCGGGTGATGATTTTCAAGCCGACGGGTTCAGTCTGTTCCGAGGTAGGTAATACAATGTGTTGGGGCGGCGTTGGTCCAGATTGACTGAGTTGCCACAATTGCACATGGATGCGTTGATCCTGGGTAAAATACGCCAGAAGGGTCTGCTTACCGTCACCAGCCAGGAGCGGGTTCCGGAGTTTATTGCCATTCAGGGAAATGGCGACTTCTTTGGGGGTTTTGGTCAACAACCGCCCATCAGACCCAAGCTCAACCATTTCAATTTTGGGACTGTTGGGATCAGGAACGGTCCAGGCGGCCAGATACCGATCACCAATCCAGACCGCCGCAGGTTGAACCCCGCGTTGGGTCAGTGTGATTGGGTAAATATCGGCACCAGTGGTACCGGGGTTCAATCGCCAGGCACAGATACCAAAATCCAGCTCGCTCATCACCAAAAAACCAGATCCATCGGTTACAATCACCGGGACATTTTCAAATCCTTGATTTGATTTTGATTGCCGCTCAGTTTGGAGTTTCAAGTCAAGCGGTTGTCCCACCAGTTGATTGTTGGTTACAAACTGTGCCTGGACTTTGCCATTGGCATTCCAGGCAATCAAAGTTGTGCTTTCAATTGAGCCTGAAACCAGCGGAGGACGAATTCCAACCGCTTTCACTTTCGGAATGATTGGCTCGGGTGCCATTCCTCCCAAAACCCCGCCTCCAGTGGCGGGTTGCGGGTTTGGATTGCGCCACATGGACGGAAAAATCGCCAGCACCATCGCCACGATACTGATGGCTGCAACCGCACTCAATCCAGCCGCCACGGTTGCCACGCGGGTCAATGAGGCGGCTGAAATCCGTAACAACTGGTTCCCCTGACGACCGTGCAGCGTTAAATCAAACCCACGTTGAAATCCGGTTCGAACTGCCAGCCTTCGGCCAAAAATAGGGACCACTGCGGCAAATCCGCCCTCGGTGATGGGGATTGATCCAGATTCAGTTTCCAGGGCTAAGGTTTCAGTAAGTGGAAGCAATGCCTGGGACGATGGTTTGGATTCAGAGGCGGCCAGGCGGCGCAGAAACTCTGGGTACCGGTCCACAACCGGGCTAGTGAGCGCGAGTGATTCAGCCAACTGGGCGGCCTGCGTGATTTCGGCAAGTTCTTCGCGGCACCGCGAGCAAAGATCGAGGTGCCTTTGAACTTGCGCCTTGCGTTCCGGATCGAGTTCGTCAACCGAAAATGCAATCAGCAGGTCACCAAGGGCGGCACATTCAGGGGTGGGCGGAGTTCGTTTCATAATTCATTCTTTGGGGTTAAGCGCCTGATATGCATCAATAAACTGCTGGTAGGCACGACGAAGCCGGCTGGCGGCAGCCTCAAATCCAATTCCCAGCAATTGGGCAACTTCGGCAATCGAGTGGCCCTCAACTGCCTGCAATACAAACGCCACTCGATATTCCGGTTTCAACCGATCAAGAGCGGCTTCGGTCATCATTGAAGCAATCACGCTGGCTTCCTGTTTGGGAAAAGTCACCAGCGTGTGAAGGGTTTCCTCTTCGGAATCTTCGGCCCGACGGGCACGTTGATCCAGTAAATCCCGACAATGGTTGACCGTGATGCGGTACAGCCAGCCACGAAACGTCACTTTCGGTTCAAAGCTGTTGAGCCCGCGATAGACTTTAATAAATATTTCCTGCAGTGCATCTTCAGCCTCCGCCCGCGAGCGGAGCAGAGATAGACACAGGTGAGAAACATATTGTTGATGACGCCGGAAAAGCTGCTCAAAAGCCTGAGCGTCCTGGTCATACTTGAACCGCCGAACCAGTTCAAAGTCTTCCAGTTCTCCGGTTTGAACCGGTTGGGTTGTCGGCACGCTGCGAAGTCCGCGTCGGTCAGTCATGGGCGCATGTCCGTGTAAAATGAAATGTTTAGGATACTGAGCAGGATAGCCAGGACATCAAAAAAAGACGGGCTGAGAATGGTGGTCTGGGTACGACGAGTTCCTTCAACAGTGCCACAGGTTGACGGCTTTTTGCCTGCAATTTTTTTAGTGGTGCGACAAAAAACAGCCACTCAGCCCAAGTTCTCTTCTCTGGCTCAATCAACGGTCCAGCCTGGAAAAATTGGTCAGCAGATTGATAAGGTGACAGGGAGACAGGGAGACAGGAGACAGGGAGACAGGAGACAGGGAGACAGGGAGAACAGGGTGACAGGGAGAACAGGGTGACAGGGAGACAGGAGACAGGAGACAGGGTGACAGGGTGACAAGGTGACAGGGTGACAGGGTGACAGTTAGCGAAATAGCGAAATAGTGAAAAGAAAGAATTTCGGGGTTGACAGACCCGGACTGGAAATCAAGGCTAAAGCACTTCGCTACTTCGCTACTTCGCTACTTCCTTCATGTGGTTGCGGAAGACAAGGCTGTTAGAAAGCAGAAAATTGATCAATGAACAGGCGACAATTGAGATTAAATTAACCAGTTGGACGGGGAAGCCGAGTCTTTCGTGCAATACTTCCATAAACACAACTGCCCCCAGGATAGACACCAGTCCGTTGGTCAAGTTGAAGTTTATCAAGCGGATTGAGCGATCACTCCAGGTCAGGCTTGGTCGGTCGCTCCAGGTCCATTTCTCATGCCAGAAAAAATTGTGAATGACCGCCAGTTCAACCGCGATGAGCATGGCGATTGAGGATCGAAGGTCAGAGCGGTCGTCCAAAATGTGAAGTACAATCGTTTGGAGTCCCATTCCCACCGCCCCAACCAGGTTGAACTTCAACCAGTGCCAGCCAAGTGATTTCAGGGATTCACGAGGCGCTATGTCGGTTTTGACCATCACACACGCTCCAAATTGTAGAGAGTCACGATGTTTTTGAGGACGGCAATCAGGAACGTGATGCCCATGCCGACAATGCTGCAGACTCCGCCAACATCATAGAGCAGGTATTTGTGACCCAAAATGGTTGAGAACGGGTGGGTGATCAAAAAGAAATTTCCAATCGCAAGTACAATCCGCAACTCGGTTGGGCCAAACAACCCATAGGAAACATTGAACTTGCTCAGGGTATAAGCTGACAGATTCGAGTTAATCATCAGCATGTAGTACACCGTAAGCAACCCAAAAGCGACCCGTTCGCTCATATACCCCGAAACTGCCATTCCGCCAATTAAGAAGAAAAAACCAATCGTGTCGATGATGTGATCAACATAAAACCCATATCGTGGGCGCTGTTTTTGCCGATGTCGAGCCAGTGAACCGTCCAAGCTGTCGCCAAACCAGTTGAGCAACAGACACACGTTCACCAGGGAAAGATAGAGCACCGGGTTTGATTTACTGATCGAGTACAAGGCTCCGGCACCGACCAGGGCCAAAAACCCGAGCAAAGACAGGTGATCGGAATTGACCCAGCCCGGCAATTTTTGAACAAAAAACTGGATTGCCCGGCGTTCAAGCGGAGCGGTTAACCCCGCAAGCTGACGTTTCGCATCTTTGAAGTCTGATTTTTCCATGATTTTTCTGGGGTGAAACTGGAGTTGATTCCAAATGAAGACGGATCAATGATGAACGATGAACGATCTAACCACCTGTTGTTCAGGCAGATGGCATCTTCATACCTCAATCATTCTCTTCATTACTGGTGTTGAAAGCCCAGGTCTGATGTCATCAACCATATCACGGTTGTCCTTTTCAACAATTCCACATTGCTTTGACCAAAAGGCGATTTCAACCATGATGAAACTCTTCTCACTAAGCTTGTTTGTGGTCCTGCTGTTTACAACGACAGGTATCGCACAACATACAGGAACTGAAACGCAGTCAGGTAATTCTACATCTGAGGCTGCGGCTTCACCCAGTGGATCAACGCTGGTTGAGTTTGACCGACTGCGGTTAGAGGGATTTGCCGCTGTCTACAACCTTGACTACACCACGGCGAAAAAAGATTTCCGCCAGATGATCGAACTGGATCCAGAAAAACCCGCCGGCTATTTGTATGTGGCGAATGCTCTCTGGCTGGAACAATTGAACAAAAGCCGCCGCCTGCAAATCGGTGTTTATAATGACGATTCGTTCTATTCAGAAACCAGGGAAACCATAGACCCCAAATTTGACAAGGAATTTCGCGATTTGCTGGCCACAGCCATTGCCAAAGCCGAGGCCCGATTGAAAACCACGCCCAAAGATCCCCAAACGTTGTATTTTCTTGGCGCCACCCACGGTGTGCTGGCAGCCTATGAAGCCACCGTTGCCCGGTCATTTATTTCAGCTCTCAAAAACGGAGATAAATCCGTGGACCTGCACCGCAAAGTGCTTGAACTTGATCCCACGTTTATGGATGCCAACCTGACCATTGGTATGTACAACTATGTCGTTGGGTCACTCCCGTTGCCGGTCAAAGTGCTGGCTGCGATGGGAGGCTTTCGCGGCTCAAAGAAAAAAGGGCTGGCATTGCTTGAACAGGTCACTGAGCAGGGAACTTATGTCCCGGATGATGCCCGTGTCATTTTAACCGCGCTCTATAAACGGGAAAAACGCTATTCGGATGCGCTTCGGCAACTGGAAGTCCTTGGAAAGAAATATCCAACCAACTACCTGGTGAAAATGGAAACCGCCGATTCGTTGATTCGGCTTGGAAAATATGATGAAAGCGTGAAGTTGTTTACCGAATTATTGGCCGACCCCCGAACGGCAGCTTCCCGTGATTTAATCGAGTATCAGTTTGCCGAAGCCCTGGCTGCCCAGGAGCGTGATACCGATGCGGCTCAACATTATGCCGCCGTGATTGCCTTCAAAAATGCCAATGCGGACCTGGTGACGCTGTCTCATCTTAAACTTGGTCAAATCAATGACATCTTGATGAAGCGTCCAGAAGCAGTAGTTCATTACAATAAAGTGTTATCGCGTAAAAACGTTTTTGATTCACAAGATCGAGCCAAGGAATGGTTGAAAAAACCGTTTGCTCGCACCAGAAATGATGCCAAACCAGACGCACCAGCCGAACCCTAGCCAGGTGAAGAATGAAGAAAGTGGTTAGTGGTTAGTGATTAGTGGTTAGTGATTAGTGGTTAGTGGTTAGTGGTTAGAAATCAATACTTTCGAAGAACCACTAACCACTAACCACTTTCTTCATTCTGTCCTTTGGCCGTCCACTGCTTTAACACCCTGGTCAATTTATCCAGTGTCACTGGTTTGGAAAGGTAATCGTCCATTCCAACGGCAAGACATTTGGTCTGGTCTTCCTGGGTGGCATTTGCGGTCAGGGCCACAATTGGGATTCTGACGGCAGGTGAGCCTTCAGACGCGATTTGCTCAAGGCGGCGAATTTCAAGTGTCGCCTCAAACCCATCCATTTCAGGCATTTGACAGTCCATCAGCACCATATGATACGTGGATTGTTTGACGGCGTTGAGCGCTTCGGCCCCATTTGCCACCACATCTACCTGACATCCCAAATTTTCTAATAATTTTCGCGCCACTCGCTGGTTGGTTACATTGTCTTCGGCTACTAAAACCTGCAAAGGGGAAAGGGATTTAACTGCGGGCAGGGGGGCCATGGCCTGTAATTTGATGGTTGGAGGTTTGTGAGCCATTTTCAAGGCATTGCGCAAAATATTATAAAAGGTAGATTGATGAACCGGTTTCGTCAGGTAGTGCATTTGCTCAGCCCGAACCAACTCAAGCGCCTCCCGGTCTCCGAGTGGAATCATCATTACCAGCCGAAGGTAGTCCATAGATGGTTGAGCCCGAATGGTGCGAACCAGTTCGATGCCATCACCTTCGGCCAGCTTACGATCCAGGAGCACCACCCGAAACGGCATACCCTGACGTTCAGCCTTTTGAAGACGAATGAAGGCTTCGCCAATTGTTGGAATCAGTTCGCAATTGATGCCATAGGTCTGGCAGTAGCCGCGCAGCACTTCACCACAAACGGCATTATCTTCAACAATCAAAAGGTGTAAACCGGAGAGTTGGGAAGTTGTCACCAGTTCTGGATTGGGTGCTGTAATGTCAAATCGCGCCGTAAACCAGAAAGTACTTCCTTCCTTGAGTTGACTGGTGACCCCAATTTTCCCGCCCAGAAGTTCAACCAGTTGTTTGGAAATTGCCAGGCCAAGTCCGGTGCCTCCAAACTTGCGGGTGGTTGAACCATCTGCCTGAGTAAATGAGGTGAATAAGCGACTGAGCGTTTCAGGTGGAATTCCAATTCCTGTATCAACCACTTCGAACTGAATCACAGCTTGACGCGCATCAGCCGGGGTTGCTGGCTGAACACGAACGAGAATCTGCCCCTGAGTTGTAAATTTAATGGCATTGTTGATCAAATTAACCAGAATTTGACGCAGTCGCAATGAATCACCGAAAAGCTGGGTGGGGACATCGGGATCAATTTGGACGATCAGTTCCAGGTTTTTCCGATGGGCAAATTCAGCCAGCAGATTGGTGACTGACTCAATTGTGTGTCGAAGGTCAAATTCAATTTTTTCAAGTTCCACCTTTCCGGCTTCAATTTTCGAAAAATCCAGAATGTCATTAATAATTGCCAGCAATGCGCGACTGGAGCCGTTGATCGTTTCAGCACATTCGCGTTGTTCTGGGGTGAGTTGTGATTCCAGTAACAACTCAGCCATCCCAATAATGCCATTCATCGGAGTTCTGATTTCGTGGCTCATGTTGGCCAGAAACTCGCTTTTGGCAAGATTTGCCTGCTCGGCCTGGACTGTTGCGATCTCAAGTTCAGTTTTGCGGAATTCATTTTTGATTCTCAGTAATTCCAGTCGCTGATAAGTCCGCAAACGGGCTGCCTGTACGACAAATCCGATAATCACAGCGCTGCAAAGTGTGAATGCAAAATGTCCCCAATCAGGGCCAGGTGGCGCCTGGCTTGCAACAAAAAACCATCCAATGAGGGAAAGACCTGCCAGAATCCAGTAATCCCGGATTGAAAGCAACAGGCATCCACTTCCAATAAGAGTTAGCAGGAGATTGGTGGTGTGTTTGGCTTCGGGAACAAACCACAAATGCAGAAGACTGTTGATAACTGGAAGCAGGAAGATTCCAACCCCAACAGGCTGACTCCAGGCAACTGGAATAGTGTTGCGTCGGTGAGCTCCAAGGACAACCGTGAGAAGGATTCCAGATATGAGAGCAACTGTAGAGAGGTACCTCGACGAAGGCGGAGGGACAAACCACCAGTGCAGCACTGCTACGAAATAGTAAAAGGCGCATAACCCGATGGAAACATACGGAATCCACTCCCAAACAACTGCATCAAGGGCATTTTTCAAATGATGGTTGCTCCCCGGAGGTGATTCGATCTTGATGGTTTGACTCTGGTCAGAATAAAAAAATGAGAAAACCATGAACCAGCCTGTTGGCAGAAATAAATTGAGAGATAGAATGCCTGATAGTTTACTCCAATTGCCAGCTTTTGTGCCTCAAACCTTGCTTGCCGATGATCATTGATTTTTCGATCATCATGACTTCCCAGAACATCATCATCAGTTTTCTCACGAAAAGGAGACTCATTTCATGAGCCATTCTACTCCGAACACCATCCGTGAATGGACAGTTGATCTGATTCGAGAACATTGTGCGGGAGCTGCCCGCCTTGAGTTATGGACCATCCCGCTGTATTTGTCGGTGGCATATTCAATTCAAGTGATGCCAGATCCGACCACTGGTCGCCCTGAATTAAAGGCGGTGAATTACCCGATATTGCCTGGAGGGTTGCCGGATTTTGAGTGGTTTCAAGGCAAACCTGAGCAGACCGCCCAGTTTGCCTTTAACAGCATTATGTCCATTGCCTTCCAGGAAATGCTCCATATCGAACTCGCGGCCAATTTGTGCAATGCCATTGGCGCCAGGGTTGATTTCATTGGGGAAGATGGGAGGTTTTTTCCAAAGTATGATCCTGATTCGGTTCCCTATATTGCGGTTCCGTCGGAATTGAGAGACCAGGTTCGGCTGGCTCCACTTAGCCTGGATTCAATCGGGTTGCTGACCTGGATTGAGCACTACCTGCCACGGGTTCCGTCGCCTCCATTGAGCACCCAGCCCCGAGATCAGTACCGGTCAATCGGCGAGTTCTACCATGCCCTCCAACACGGGGTGGACGTCATGTGGGAAGACCTGTACCCACAACAAGGAAGTCCAACGGTGACGGATCTCAAGCAAAAAGACGACTTTCAAACCGTCCTCCATCGCCGGCGACGGGACTGGATTCTGGAGGATTATCAGTTCAGCGTCACCA carries:
- a CDS encoding response regulator, translated to MVFSFFYSDQSQTIKIESPPGSNHHLKNALDAVVWEWIPYVSIGLCAFYYFVAVLHWWFVPPPSSRYLSTVALISGILLTVVLGAHRRNTIPVAWSQPVGVGIFLLPVINSLLHLWFVPEAKHTTNLLLTLIGSGCLLLSIRDYWILAGLSLIGWFFVASQAPPGPDWGHFAFTLCSAVIIGFVVQAARLRTYQRLELLRIKNEFRKTELEIATVQAEQANLAKSEFLANMSHEIRTPMNGIIGMAELLLESQLTPEQRECAETINGSSRALLAIINDILDFSKIEAGKVELEKIEFDLRHTIESVTNLLAEFAHRKNLELIVQIDPDVPTQLFGDSLRLRQILVNLINNAIKFTTQGQILVRVQPATPADARQAVIQFEVVDTGIGIPPETLSRLFTSFTQADGSTTRKFGGTGLGLAISKQLVELLGGKIGVTSQLKEGSTFWFTARFDITAPNPELVTTSQLSGLHLLIVEDNAVCGEVLRGYCQTYGINCELIPTIGEAFIRLQKAERQGMPFRVVLLDRKLAEGDGIELVRTIRAQPSMDYLRLVMMIPLGDREALELVRAEQMHYLTKPVHQSTFYNILRNALKMAHKPPTIKLQAMAPLPAVKSLSPLQVLVAEDNVTNQRVARKLLENLGCQVDVVANGAEALNAVKQSTYHMVLMDCQMPEMDGFEATLEIRRLEQIASEGSPAVRIPIVALTANATQEDQTKCLAVGMDDYLSKPVTLDKLTRVLKQWTAKGQNEESG